The following are from one region of the Ruficoccus sp. ZRK36 genome:
- a CDS encoding catalase, with protein sequence MAKRLTTSAGNPIADNQNSLTAGARGPLLMQDYQLLEKLAHQNRERIPERVVHAKGWGAFGTFTVTHDITQYTRAKVFSEVGKKTEMLARFSTVAGEMGAADAERDVRGFALKFYTEEGNWDLVGNNTPVFFVRDAYKFPDFIHTQKRHPRTNLRSPTAMWDFWSLSPESLHQVTILMSDRGLPVSPMHMNGYGSHTYSFWNDKGERFWVKFHFKTQQGHKHLTNAEAAKVVGETRESYQEALYGAIEEKNFPKWDVKVQIMPEKDAEKTPYNPFDLTKVWPHGDYPLIDVGVMELNRNPENYFTDIELAAFSPSNIVPGISYSPDKMLQARVFSYADAHRYRLGTHYEALPVNRPKSAVNHYHKDGSMRFFDNFNENPDAYYEPNSMNGPQEDPSVAEPPLRIDGDADRYNHREGNDDYTQAGDLFRLFNDEQKQRLFSNIAEAMDGVPDEIKLRQISHFAKADPAYGEGVAKAVGLSVPS encoded by the coding sequence ATGGCCAAACGACTGACCACCTCCGCCGGCAATCCCATCGCCGACAACCAGAACTCCCTCACGGCCGGCGCACGCGGCCCCCTGCTGATGCAGGACTACCAGCTGCTGGAAAAGCTCGCCCACCAGAACCGCGAGCGCATCCCTGAGCGCGTCGTCCACGCCAAGGGCTGGGGAGCCTTCGGGACATTTACCGTCACCCATGACATCACCCAGTACACCCGCGCCAAGGTCTTCTCCGAGGTCGGGAAAAAGACAGAGATGCTGGCCCGCTTCTCGACCGTGGCCGGGGAGATGGGTGCCGCCGATGCCGAGCGCGACGTGCGCGGCTTTGCCCTGAAGTTTTACACAGAGGAAGGCAACTGGGACCTGGTCGGTAACAACACCCCCGTGTTCTTCGTACGCGACGCCTACAAGTTCCCGGACTTCATCCACACGCAGAAGCGCCACCCGCGCACCAACCTGCGCTCCCCCACCGCGATGTGGGACTTCTGGTCGCTCTCGCCGGAGAGCCTGCACCAGGTCACCATCCTCATGAGCGACCGCGGCCTGCCTGTCTCGCCCATGCACATGAACGGCTATGGCTCGCACACCTACAGTTTCTGGAATGACAAGGGCGAACGCTTCTGGGTAAAGTTCCACTTCAAGACCCAGCAGGGTCACAAGCACCTGACCAACGCCGAGGCCGCCAAGGTCGTGGGCGAAACCCGTGAGAGCTATCAGGAGGCCCTCTACGGTGCCATCGAGGAGAAGAACTTCCCGAAGTGGGATGTGAAGGTGCAGATCATGCCCGAGAAGGACGCTGAAAAGACGCCCTACAATCCCTTTGATCTGACCAAGGTTTGGCCACACGGCGACTACCCGCTGATCGACGTCGGCGTAATGGAGCTCAACCGCAACCCGGAGAACTACTTCACCGACATCGAGCTGGCGGCCTTCTCGCCCTCAAACATCGTGCCCGGCATCAGCTACTCACCGGACAAGATGCTCCAGGCCCGCGTCTTCTCCTACGCCGACGCGCACCGCTACCGTCTGGGCACACACTATGAGGCCCTGCCGGTCAACCGCCCGAAGAGCGCCGTGAACCACTACCACAAGGACGGCTCCATGCGGTTCTTTGACAACTTCAATGAAAACCCGGACGCCTACTACGAGCCCAACTCCATGAACGGCCCGCAGGAAGACCCGTCCGTGGCCGAGCCGCCTCTGCGCATCGACGGCGATGCCGACCGGTACAACCACCGCGAAGGCAACGACGACTACACGCAGGCGGGCGATCTCTTCCGCCTCTTCAACGACGAGCAGAAGCAGCGCCTCTTCAGCAATATCGCCGAGGCCATGGACGGCGTGCCCGACGAAATCAAGCTGCGCCAGATCAGCCACTTTGCAAAGGCTGACCCGGCCTATGGTGAAGGCGTGGCCAAGGCCGTCGGGCTGAGTGTCCCCTCCTGA
- a CDS encoding ankyrin repeat domain-containing protein, whose amino-acid sequence MQTETDNPAPAVLSEAEEARYAELQRQALDFARHGETETLQLMVEAGLPVNLCDHKGQSLLMLASYNGNLETTEMLLAQGAEVDRCNDRGQTPLGGVAFKGYLDIVRLLVEHGADIHADNGGGMTPISFAAMFGQRDVVEFLKSKGAKLRMRDHFLGLGGSLLKRVVN is encoded by the coding sequence ATGCAGACCGAGACCGACAACCCCGCCCCAGCCGTCCTGAGTGAAGCCGAAGAGGCCCGCTATGCGGAGCTTCAGCGGCAGGCGCTCGACTTCGCACGCCATGGTGAGACCGAGACGCTCCAGCTCATGGTCGAGGCGGGGCTGCCGGTCAATCTCTGCGACCACAAGGGCCAATCCCTGCTCATGCTCGCCAGCTACAACGGCAACCTCGAAACGACCGAGATGCTGCTTGCACAAGGAGCAGAGGTGGACCGCTGCAACGACCGCGGCCAGACACCGCTCGGAGGCGTCGCCTTCAAGGGCTATCTGGATATCGTCCGGCTGCTGGTCGAGCACGGTGCGGATATCCACGCGGACAACGGCGGCGGCATGACGCCGATTTCGTTCGCCGCTATGTTCGGGCAGCGTGACGTAGTCGAGTTCCTGAAATCAAAAGGTGCCAAACTGCGCATGCGCGACCACTTCCTCGGGCTGGGCGGGTCCTTGCTCAAGCGGGTCGTCAACTAA
- a CDS encoding PLP-dependent aminotransferase family protein, whose translation MNVEAQDSECLYERIARQLDAQIREGVFRVGERLPSVRQLCARERVSASSAMQALSLLEARGLVEARPKSGFFVRPRRVEQAPQPRPSVCTLEPSTVGVSDIVAEVFRQAGDPKMVPLGAALPDPSLLPAERLSRCLAQVAREQPERLGRYDILPGHPDLLRQLAQRFAACGCPVPQEEIVVTCGAMEALNIAIRAVTRPGDIVAVESPCYFGILELLESLGLRALPIPGTCEEGIDLDLLEAAIERHRVKAVAIVPSFSNPGGGCMSLAGRQRLMALLADHDIPLVEDDVYGDLHFGPERPRPVKAFDRDGQVLYCGSFSKILSPGLRVGWVAAGRYTEQARRLKYISSTTTPAINQMAIARYLESAAMERHLRKLRQAFRTQVEQVSEAILETFPSGTALSRPTGGFYLWVQLPEGVDALDLHRMAAEESIYIAPGQIFCPHTDIRNRIRISCGYPYDERIQKSIRTLARLVRELEQGRLKPSAPRRRK comes from the coding sequence ATGAACGTTGAAGCGCAGGACAGTGAATGCCTGTACGAGCGTATCGCCCGGCAACTCGACGCGCAGATCCGCGAGGGGGTCTTTCGGGTCGGCGAGCGTCTGCCCTCGGTGCGCCAGCTGTGCGCACGCGAGCGGGTCAGCGCCTCCAGTGCGATGCAGGCGCTTTCCCTGCTGGAGGCACGGGGGCTGGTGGAGGCCCGTCCTAAGTCCGGTTTCTTCGTACGTCCCCGTCGGGTAGAGCAGGCACCGCAGCCGCGTCCCTCTGTCTGTACGCTGGAGCCCAGCACGGTCGGAGTGTCCGACATCGTGGCCGAGGTCTTTCGGCAGGCTGGTGATCCGAAGATGGTCCCACTCGGCGCGGCCTTACCGGATCCCTCGCTGCTGCCGGCAGAGCGGCTTTCGCGTTGTCTGGCACAGGTGGCGCGCGAGCAGCCCGAGCGTCTGGGACGCTACGATATTTTACCCGGGCATCCTGATCTGCTGCGGCAGCTGGCGCAGCGCTTCGCGGCCTGCGGCTGCCCGGTCCCGCAGGAGGAGATCGTCGTGACCTGCGGGGCGATGGAGGCGCTGAATATCGCGATACGCGCCGTCACCCGGCCCGGTGATATCGTGGCGGTGGAGTCGCCCTGTTACTTTGGCATCCTGGAGCTGCTGGAGAGCCTCGGGCTGCGTGCGCTGCCGATTCCCGGCACCTGTGAGGAGGGGATCGATCTGGACCTACTGGAGGCAGCGATCGAACGCCATCGGGTCAAGGCCGTGGCTATCGTGCCCAGCTTCAGTAATCCCGGTGGCGGCTGCATGAGCCTGGCCGGTCGTCAACGCCTGATGGCCCTGCTGGCGGACCACGATATTCCGCTGGTGGAGGACGATGTCTACGGCGATCTCCACTTCGGCCCCGAGCGCCCGCGACCGGTCAAGGCATTCGACCGAGACGGGCAGGTGCTGTACTGCGGTTCTTTCTCAAAGATACTCTCACCGGGGCTGCGTGTGGGCTGGGTGGCTGCCGGTCGCTATACGGAGCAGGCCCGTCGGCTGAAGTATATCTCCAGCACGACCACGCCCGCTATCAATCAGATGGCTATCGCGCGCTATCTGGAATCTGCGGCGATGGAGCGTCATCTGCGTAAGCTCCGCCAGGCTTTTCGCACGCAGGTGGAGCAGGTCAGCGAAGCCATTCTTGAGACGTTTCCCTCCGGTACGGCCCTGAGTCGACCCACGGGCGGTTTTTACCTGTGGGTGCAGCTGCCCGAGGGTGTGGATGCGCTGGATCTCCACCGCATGGCTGCCGAGGAGTCTATCTACATCGCGCCGGGGCAGATATTTTGCCCGCACACGGATATCCGTAATCGGATTCGCATCAGCTGCGGCTATCCCTATGATGAACGTATCCAGAAATCGATACGCACGCTGGCCCGCCTTGTGCGCGAGCTGGAGCAGGGTAGGCTAAAGCCATCCGCTCCCCGTCGCCGTAAGTGA
- a CDS encoding MFS transporter, whose amino-acid sequence MSGPVTGKTYAEGEGPPGNWRSWLIWGSAAVFYLYEFFVRVGPSVMEKDLQDVYGVSAGIFGFATGIYYYIYAPMQIAVGLLLDKLGVRRVLVPAAILCFLGCLLTVLVPDIVGFGLGRALMGFGSAFAFVGCMHLATVWFPGNRVALLSGLTTTLGMAGAIFAQRPLVELFNAVGWRETWAFCGLGGVLIAFAMWILIPKPPPWVVPEDEEASTVLNGLKAVVKNPQSWIIGLIGSALFFNLSVFGALWGDEYVETLTGADDRSAANAISFLYVGWAVGGPLMGAISDRLGKRKPVLMVSLIATAAVSALMLTVSHMSMWECSALLLLLGLVSSAQVICFVCSLEHNPDWASATAISFCNLVVMLIGGIFQPIVGWILDLRTEGALHPVYTVTDFRVALLSMPIIAVIGIVAALFLKESYGIKEDTFEALGEE is encoded by the coding sequence ATGTCTGGTCCAGTCACAGGAAAAACCTACGCTGAGGGTGAAGGCCCTCCCGGAAACTGGCGTTCATGGCTGATCTGGGGCAGTGCCGCGGTCTTCTATTTATACGAGTTTTTCGTGCGTGTCGGCCCCTCTGTGATGGAGAAGGACCTGCAGGATGTCTACGGTGTCAGTGCCGGGATATTCGGCTTTGCGACGGGCATCTACTACTACATTTACGCACCCATGCAGATCGCCGTCGGCCTGCTGCTGGATAAGCTCGGCGTCAGGCGTGTGCTCGTACCCGCCGCCATCTTGTGCTTCCTCGGCTGCCTGCTGACGGTCCTCGTGCCAGACATTGTCGGCTTCGGACTGGGGCGCGCGCTCATGGGCTTTGGGTCGGCCTTCGCCTTTGTCGGGTGTATGCATCTGGCCACTGTCTGGTTTCCCGGGAATCGTGTGGCCCTGCTCTCCGGGCTGACTACCACGCTCGGGATGGCCGGTGCCATCTTCGCCCAGCGGCCTCTGGTCGAGCTTTTCAACGCGGTCGGCTGGCGTGAGACCTGGGCCTTTTGTGGCCTCGGTGGTGTCCTCATCGCGTTCGCCATGTGGATCCTGATCCCGAAGCCCCCGCCCTGGGTGGTCCCCGAGGATGAAGAGGCCAGCACCGTCCTCAACGGTCTGAAGGCCGTGGTCAAAAATCCGCAGAGCTGGATCATCGGCTTGATTGGCTCAGCCCTCTTTTTCAACCTCAGCGTCTTCGGTGCTCTGTGGGGCGATGAGTATGTGGAAACCCTGACCGGGGCCGATGACCGCAGTGCCGCCAACGCCATTTCGTTCCTCTACGTGGGCTGGGCCGTAGGGGGTCCGCTCATGGGTGCCATCTCCGACCGGCTGGGCAAGCGTAAGCCCGTGCTGATGGTCTCGCTCATCGCCACCGCGGCCGTGAGCGCGCTCATGCTGACCGTCAGCCACATGAGTATGTGGGAGTGCAGCGCACTACTACTGCTGCTCGGGCTCGTCTCCAGCGCGCAGGTCATCTGCTTTGTCTGTAGTCTGGAGCATAACCCGGACTGGGCCTCGGCGACCGCCATATCCTTCTGCAACCTCGTGGTCATGCTCATCGGCGGCATTTTCCAGCCGATTGTGGGCTGGATTCTCGACCTGCGCACAGAGGGAGCGCTTCACCCGGTCTACACGGTAACGGACTTCCGGGTGGCCCTGCTGAGCATGCCCATCATCGCCGTCATCGGTATCGTGGCCGCCCTCTTCCTCAAAGAATCCTACGGGATCAAAGAGGATACCTTCGAAGCTCTCGGCGAGGAGTAG
- a CDS encoding BNR-4 repeat-containing protein — translation MKTARTPAGLALLAFAMLFPFSTTRAAEAPATPPDAAFTRLASDATYGCRRPHGYGLYDPVVDKTFVCWNGPGMSVMGRSYDHATGQWTPEQEIHRLEYYGTWDYHNYPNMAQAPDGSLLVTWADHSDNLQLARSPAPHEMEGDWEYQLIEEENNCYPMIITVGERVYIFYSQTKDIHWPYRPFGYVYSDDSGRTWSKHIPAIDSAQQDPDRIDEVYAFHDILQPADGEHPDRVHFVWVMRGGPNGHNMGSRNAYFATFLPESGTWQSADGTDLGELIDFDEMLAHCVLVDTGPQTEERLINRVLVSWYPDGTPFVVYNLRKNSWLAVWEDGAWKHEQIADLYAKDLERMPDGSHRLLLAPGTQVKVEIREQQHRGDPWVKTFEREIPYDNGADRTWSMGFIDNARPEVDILMSQLKIGQEKKDYSGKWPVWSVDTSSAEEPQP, via the coding sequence ATGAAGACCGCTCGTACCCCCGCAGGGCTGGCTTTGCTGGCTTTTGCAATGTTGTTCCCCTTTAGCACCACCCGTGCCGCTGAGGCGCCTGCTACACCGCCGGACGCGGCTTTTACGCGGCTGGCCTCTGATGCTACCTATGGCTGCCGCCGTCCGCACGGCTACGGGCTCTATGACCCGGTCGTCGATAAGACCTTTGTCTGCTGGAACGGCCCGGGCATGAGCGTGATGGGGCGCAGCTACGATCATGCCACCGGCCAGTGGACGCCCGAGCAGGAGATTCACCGCCTGGAGTACTACGGCACCTGGGACTACCACAACTACCCAAATATGGCTCAGGCTCCGGACGGCAGCCTGCTCGTCACCTGGGCGGACCACAGTGACAACCTGCAACTGGCTCGCTCCCCGGCTCCGCACGAGATGGAAGGGGATTGGGAGTATCAACTCATCGAGGAGGAGAACAACTGCTACCCGATGATCATCACCGTGGGTGAGCGGGTCTATATTTTCTACAGCCAGACCAAGGACATTCACTGGCCGTATCGCCCCTTCGGGTATGTCTACTCAGATGATAGTGGCCGCACCTGGTCAAAGCATATCCCGGCGATTGACTCGGCCCAGCAGGACCCCGACCGGATTGACGAGGTGTACGCTTTTCACGATATCCTGCAGCCTGCCGATGGCGAGCACCCCGACCGCGTGCACTTCGTGTGGGTGATGCGTGGTGGCCCCAATGGCCACAACATGGGCTCCCGCAATGCGTACTTCGCGACCTTTCTGCCCGAGAGCGGCACCTGGCAGTCTGCCGATGGCACCGATCTGGGCGAGCTAATCGACTTCGATGAAATGCTTGCGCACTGCGTGCTGGTGGACACCGGACCGCAGACCGAGGAGCGCCTGATCAACCGTGTGCTGGTGTCCTGGTATCCGGATGGCACGCCCTTTGTGGTCTACAACCTGCGTAAAAACTCCTGGCTCGCCGTCTGGGAGGATGGTGCCTGGAAGCACGAGCAGATCGCTGACCTGTATGCCAAGGACCTGGAGCGCATGCCTGACGGCTCGCATCGCCTGCTGCTTGCACCCGGTACACAGGTGAAGGTCGAGATCCGTGAACAGCAGCACCGAGGCGACCCATGGGTGAAAACCTTTGAGCGGGAAATCCCGTATGACAACGGCGCAGACCGCACCTGGTCGATGGGCTTTATCGATAACGCCCGGCCCGAGGTAGACATCCTGATGAGCCAGCTCAAAATCGGTCAGGAGAAGAAGGACTACAGCGGTAAGTGGCCGGTGTGGTCAGTCGATACTTCGTCCGCTGAAGAGCCGCAGCCCTGA
- a CDS encoding sulfatase-like hydrolase/transferase, with the protein MAQQRPLNILHLFADQQRFDTIGALGNTLIRTPNLDRLANEGLAFTRAYSPSPECVPARASMITGHYPGRTGCYGNRHTMPSNEEQPSFMERLKQAGYHTHGVGKCHFNPDRFALRGFCARETQEEIPQRREDDDYASGLLEHGYDWLLEPHGIRGEMYYIPQPSVLPPHEHPTHWIGDRTAAYIRDNANSSEPWYLYGSFIHPHPPFAPPVPWHKLYRAPDMPLPMIPEDRDDLIVYINRYQNRAKYRDNGGIDLNLVRCQRAYYYACISFIDMQVGRILQALEETGQLANTLILYGADHGEYLGDYGCFGKRGMHDVSARVPLLVRWPDGYRAGERCDTPASLVDFAPTFVQAAGLDTSEGEYDGLPLRDLASGKVHRERVYSQLDCADMGLYMAVEHDWKFVYSAPDQKEYLFDLKNDPRETANLATRNPDHPQLQRLRGECQAWIRGTGQTEEVSADGQWKPYEPKRMPNDPDQGLIFQDPPWWDGKPPV; encoded by the coding sequence ATGGCCCAGCAACGCCCCTTGAACATCCTCCATCTCTTCGCCGACCAGCAGCGCTTCGATACTATCGGAGCGCTTGGCAATACCCTGATCCGCACGCCCAACCTCGACCGCCTCGCCAACGAGGGACTGGCCTTCACCCGGGCCTACTCGCCCAGCCCGGAATGCGTCCCGGCGCGCGCCAGCATGATCACTGGCCACTACCCCGGCCGCACCGGCTGCTACGGGAACCGCCATACCATGCCCTCCAACGAGGAGCAGCCCTCCTTTATGGAGCGTCTGAAACAGGCCGGCTACCACACCCACGGCGTGGGTAAGTGCCACTTCAACCCCGACCGCTTCGCGCTCCGGGGCTTCTGCGCGCGTGAAACACAGGAGGAGATCCCCCAGCGCCGTGAGGATGACGACTACGCAAGCGGCCTGCTGGAGCATGGCTATGACTGGCTGCTCGAGCCGCACGGCATCCGGGGAGAGATGTACTACATCCCCCAGCCCAGCGTGCTGCCCCCGCACGAGCACCCCACCCACTGGATCGGGGACCGCACCGCCGCCTATATCCGGGACAACGCCAATTCTTCCGAGCCCTGGTACCTTTATGGCAGCTTCATCCACCCGCATCCGCCCTTCGCCCCGCCCGTCCCCTGGCACAAGCTCTACCGCGCCCCGGACATGCCCCTACCCATGATCCCGGAGGACCGCGACGATCTGATCGTTTACATCAACCGTTATCAAAACCGCGCCAAATACCGCGACAACGGCGGAATCGACCTCAACCTCGTGCGCTGCCAGCGCGCCTACTACTACGCCTGCATCAGCTTCATCGACATGCAGGTCGGGCGTATCCTGCAGGCGCTGGAAGAGACCGGCCAGCTCGCCAACACCCTCATCCTTTACGGGGCCGACCACGGTGAATACCTCGGCGACTACGGCTGCTTCGGCAAGCGCGGCATGCATGATGTGTCCGCCCGTGTGCCGCTGCTGGTGCGCTGGCCGGACGGATACCGCGCCGGCGAGCGCTGCGACACCCCGGCCAGCCTGGTGGACTTCGCGCCGACCTTTGTTCAGGCCGCCGGGCTCGACACCTCCGAAGGCGAGTACGACGGGCTTCCGCTGCGTGACCTCGCCAGTGGAAAGGTGCACCGTGAGCGCGTTTACTCGCAGCTCGACTGCGCGGACATGGGGCTCTACATGGCCGTCGAGCACGATTGGAAATTCGTCTACAGCGCGCCAGACCAGAAGGAGTACCTCTTCGACCTCAAAAACGACCCGCGCGAAACCGCCAACCTCGCGACCCGCAACCCCGACCACCCGCAGCTCCAGCGTCTGCGCGGAGAATGTCAGGCATGGATCCGCGGTACCGGCCAGACCGAAGAGGTATCCGCCGATGGCCAGTGGAAACCCTATGAGCCGAAGCGCATGCCCAACGACCCTGACCAGGGCCTGATCTTTCAGGACCCGCCCTGGTGGGACGGCAAGCCCCCGGTCTGA
- a CDS encoding SpoIIE family protein phosphatase produces the protein MKSDEVKQVQDIYRMSIPALFDALLKESEDCIYFKDMKCRFVYVSHRHAQKFGVSKLDEIVGKTDFDFFTEEHARQAYDDEQEILRSGKPLINETEKETWADGHITWVTSTKIPLHLNSGKLVGILGISRDITREKLALDKLEDSERRLREKNRILQIDYDNARRVQSALIPGESQPCSFLKYSVLYNPLEAVGGDVMSFPMGQSGDFLALLGDVCGHGISAALYTLLVKHVADQAVIDHVDRLEDAMEQVQKDIADLIRPNYVTMVAARIRNKDGKYVLEVAHAGHPDILHYHKDSGKVDVIRLKPQDAIGFATGRERHGECFDLAIGDRLLFYTDGVVETVNECAEEFELDRLIEAFTAELETPVEEMAAGINKRVRAFRGKAPRMDDVTLLAVEITGDV, from the coding sequence ATGAAATCAGACGAAGTCAAGCAGGTACAGGACATCTACCGGATGAGCATTCCGGCGCTCTTTGACGCGCTCTTAAAGGAGTCCGAGGACTGTATCTACTTTAAGGACATGAAGTGCCGCTTCGTGTACGTCAGCCACCGCCACGCGCAGAAGTTCGGTGTCAGTAAGCTGGACGAGATCGTGGGTAAGACGGATTTCGACTTCTTTACCGAAGAGCACGCCCGGCAGGCCTACGACGACGAGCAGGAGATCCTCCGCTCTGGTAAGCCCCTGATCAACGAGACTGAAAAGGAAACCTGGGCCGATGGACACATCACCTGGGTCACCTCGACCAAGATCCCGCTGCACCTGAACTCGGGGAAGCTGGTGGGCATTCTGGGCATCTCCCGTGACATCACCCGCGAGAAGCTCGCTCTGGACAAGCTGGAGGACTCCGAGCGGCGCCTGCGTGAAAAGAACCGCATCCTCCAGATCGACTACGACAACGCCCGGCGTGTGCAGAGTGCCCTGATCCCCGGTGAGTCGCAGCCCTGCAGCTTTCTGAAGTACTCAGTCCTCTATAACCCGCTGGAGGCCGTTGGCGGTGACGTTATGAGCTTCCCGATGGGGCAATCGGGAGATTTTCTGGCCCTTTTGGGCGATGTCTGCGGGCATGGTATTTCTGCTGCGCTCTATACTTTGCTGGTCAAGCACGTGGCTGACCAGGCCGTGATCGACCATGTCGATCGCCTGGAGGATGCCATGGAGCAGGTCCAGAAGGATATCGCCGACCTGATCCGCCCCAACTATGTGACCATGGTGGCCGCACGCATCCGCAACAAGGATGGCAAATACGTGCTCGAGGTCGCCCATGCGGGGCATCCAGACATCCTTCACTACCACAAGGACAGCGGTAAGGTCGACGTCATCCGCCTGAAGCCGCAGGACGCGATTGGCTTCGCGACTGGCCGTGAGCGCCACGGCGAGTGTTTCGATCTGGCCATTGGTGACCGCTTGCTCTTTTACACCGACGGGGTAGTGGAGACGGTCAACGAGTGCGCCGAGGAGTTTGAGCTGGACCGGCTGATTGAGGCATTTACGGCTGAGCTGGAAACACCGGTCGAAGAGATGGCTGCCGGTATCAATAAACGTGTCCGTGCCTTCCGGGGGAAGGCTCCGCGCATGGACGACGTGACGCTGCTCGCCGTCGAGATCACCGGCGACGTTTAG
- a CDS encoding Gfo/Idh/MocA family oxidoreductase: MKKTTRRSGPVRLAIIGTGNMGKQHARRYQEIPGCKLVAAVDMNRKLVEAFAAEFDIPEVYDSVSDMLAQSQVDAVSVVVPDSFHAAVAIECLKAGKHVLCEKPLAVNHADAQRMVKAAEKAGVINMVNLSYRDMPSLQAVAKLIADGKLGDIRHVEASYLQSWLPSKVWGDWQTEPRWLWRLSSSHGSKGVLGDVGVHILDFATFPVGSLKDIFCKLKVFHKAPGDKIGEYNLDANDSAAMTVEFTNGALGAIHTTRWCGGHANRLYLKIAGTTGSAAIDTDWGNDIYRTSLGRNLEKATWKECKAKKTPNNYARFIKSIRTGVQDQPDFVRGAELQKVLDSCYVSDGKNAPVNLLKGKK, encoded by the coding sequence ATGAAAAAGACTACCCGTCGTTCGGGGCCTGTTCGTCTGGCCATTATTGGTACCGGAAACATGGGCAAGCAGCATGCCCGCCGTTATCAGGAGATTCCTGGCTGTAAGCTCGTCGCTGCGGTTGATATGAACCGCAAGCTGGTTGAGGCTTTCGCAGCCGAGTTCGACATTCCTGAAGTCTACGACTCTGTGTCTGATATGCTGGCTCAATCACAGGTGGATGCCGTCTCGGTCGTCGTGCCGGATTCGTTCCATGCCGCCGTCGCTATTGAATGCCTGAAAGCAGGCAAGCACGTGCTCTGCGAGAAGCCACTGGCCGTCAACCACGCGGATGCGCAGCGCATGGTCAAGGCTGCCGAAAAGGCCGGGGTGATCAACATGGTCAACCTCTCTTATCGTGACATGCCGAGCCTGCAGGCGGTGGCCAAGCTGATCGCTGACGGTAAGCTCGGTGACATTCGTCACGTCGAGGCCAGCTATCTGCAGTCCTGGCTCCCCAGCAAGGTCTGGGGCGACTGGCAGACCGAGCCGCGTTGGCTGTGGCGTCTGTCCAGCTCTCATGGCAGCAAGGGCGTCCTCGGGGATGTCGGCGTCCACATCCTGGACTTTGCGACCTTCCCGGTCGGCTCGCTGAAGGACATCTTCTGCAAGCTGAAGGTCTTCCACAAGGCTCCCGGCGACAAGATCGGCGAGTACAACCTCGACGCGAACGACAGTGCGGCCATGACGGTCGAGTTCACCAATGGCGCTCTCGGGGCCATCCACACCACACGCTGGTGCGGTGGGCACGCGAACCGTCTGTATCTGAAGATTGCCGGTACGACGGGCAGCGCGGCTATCGACACCGACTGGGGTAACGATATTTATCGTACCAGCCTGGGCCGTAACCTCGAAAAAGCCACGTGGAAGGAGTGTAAGGCGAAGAAAACGCCGAACAACTACGCGCGCTTTATCAAGAGCATCCGTACCGGTGTGCAGGACCAGCCTGATTTCGTCCGCGGAGCGGAGCTGCAGAAGGTTCTGGATAGCTGCTACGTCTCCGATGGGAAAAACGCCCCCGTCAATCTGCTGAAGGGCAAGAAGTAG
- a CDS encoding ThuA domain-containing protein — translation MSTPIRVTVWGEFRHEKKNPKVAEIYPDGMHNTIAGFLGKDADITVRTATLDEPEHGLGGSVLDETDVMVWWGHMAHKEVSDEIVAKVKTRVLEGMGLIVLHSGHYSKIFKSLMGTTCSLKWRESTDKERLWNMMPSHPIMKGIGDYFEIPQEEMYGEPFGIPAPDELLMVSWFTGGEVFRSAATWYRGYGRVFYFRPGHETYPTYHQDEVQTIITNAVRWAMSGVRIPDVCPNSPALEPLPEDPEAASRSKIGHK, via the coding sequence ATGAGCACACCGATCCGCGTCACCGTTTGGGGTGAATTTCGCCACGAGAAAAAGAACCCCAAAGTTGCCGAAATCTATCCCGATGGGATGCATAACACGATTGCCGGTTTTCTCGGCAAGGATGCCGACATCACCGTCCGCACCGCTACGCTGGACGAGCCCGAGCACGGGCTGGGTGGCAGCGTGCTGGATGAGACCGATGTGATGGTGTGGTGGGGCCACATGGCCCACAAGGAGGTCTCCGACGAGATCGTTGCCAAGGTGAAGACCCGCGTGCTTGAGGGCATGGGGTTGATCGTCCTGCACTCCGGTCACTACTCGAAGATTTTCAAGAGCCTGATGGGGACGACCTGCTCGCTCAAGTGGCGCGAATCCACCGACAAGGAACGCCTCTGGAACATGATGCCCTCGCACCCGATCATGAAGGGCATCGGCGACTACTTTGAGATCCCGCAGGAGGAGATGTACGGTGAGCCTTTCGGCATCCCCGCTCCCGACGAGCTGCTGATGGTCTCCTGGTTCACAGGCGGTGAGGTCTTCCGCAGTGCGGCCACCTGGTACCGCGGCTATGGCCGGGTCTTTTACTTCCGTCCGGGTCACGAGACCTACCCGACCTACCATCAGGACGAGGTGCAGACGATCATCACCAACGCCGTTCGCTGGGCGATGTCAGGCGTCCGCATCCCCGATGTATGCCCGAACTCTCCCGCGCTGGAGCCCCTGCCGGAAGACCCGGAGGCCGCCTCCCGCTCGAAGATCGGCCACAAGTAA